The following are encoded together in the Vigna angularis cultivar LongXiaoDou No.4 chromosome 9, ASM1680809v1, whole genome shotgun sequence genome:
- the LOC108347016 gene encoding protein FAR-RED ELONGATED HYPOCOTYL 1 — MEADIHNPPQGYRYCVDGVHKVNIIEWNKKRKFQSNQLDLLRPKHKCWIEKSSSEHASTFDDENPALESMHIYVLKGRTDAENSEADSVKDSNCLSEDSITAMSVNEEGKHVAESSMTYQHGRPSTLLGWDDYSAKDNHHTLDDSAVDKGCTGEADTFHDKECDPSYHSADLQALKNLEEKILEIESCRDNLLQEYAKDSTEESTDMEFEDLFTKRENHHKYVLSSGRWDLNQEAQSGTTRAPTIDQEFEQYFSMLML, encoded by the exons ATGGAGGCAGATATTCACAACCCACCTCAAGGTTACAG ATATTGTGTTGATGGAGTACACAAGGTCAACATTATTGAAtggaacaagaaaagaaaattccaaAGTAATCAATTGGATTTGCTTAGACCAAAGCATAAATGCTGGATTGAAAAATCCTCTTCTGAACATGCTTCAACGTTTGATGATGAAAATCCTGCACTAGAGAGCATGCATATTTATGTACTCAAGGGTAGAACAGATGCAGAAAACTCAGAAGCTGACTCTGTCAAAGACAGCAACTGTTTATCAGAAGATTCCATTACTGCCATGTCTGTAAATGAAGAAGGTAAACATGTTGCCGAATCTTCAATGACATACCAACATGGAAGACCTTCCACTTTGCTTGGTTGGGATGATTACAGTGCCAAGGATAATCACCACACTTTAGATGATTCTGCAGTTGATAAGGGATGCACAGGTGAAGCAGACACATTCCATGACAAAGAATGTGATCCATCTTATCATTCTGCTGATTTACAGGCTCTGAAGAATCTTGAGGAAAAGATTTTAGAAATAGAAAGCTGCAGAGATAACTTGCTCCAAGAATATGCTAAAGACAGTACTGAGGAGTCCACTGATATGGAATTTGAAGATCTTTTTACTAAAAGAGAAAACCATCACAAGTATGTCCTTTCATCTGGAAGATGGGATCTAAACCAAG AGGCTCAATCAGGCACAACAAGGGCACCAACAATTGATCAAGAATTTGAGCAGTACTTTTCCATGCTTATGCTTTAG